One segment of Drosophila ananassae strain 14024-0371.13 chromosome 3R, ASM1763931v2, whole genome shotgun sequence DNA contains the following:
- the LOC6498472 gene encoding uncharacterized protein LOC6498472, translated as MSNIPTENTALDISKTRIQKNTSTETVNKFRIFEKIYLVNKQKKIMEVEKASGDYSIVVSVVLTLFVVLLSYAYAYLFDLKSKKNEQGDIKKLFAPKELPELPTVKLTLDLLLGFDGTRSDGRILVALKGKIYDVSSDLQEFGLGGTLSQVAGRGFTNNLNHIMRTNQTEINYVDRWEAILETNYSCVGYLIDEQGNRLIESAKVIDESHVEDVSEEQDASEEQDTEVVESETAVLDKMLNELLETEPLVQKTLESPFPDDPVGAATSESA; from the coding sequence ATGAGTAATATACCAACAGAAAACACCGCTCTAGATATTTCAAAAACCAGAATCCAAAAAAATACCAGCACAGAAACTGTAAATAAATTCcgaattttcgaaaaaatctatttggtcaacaaacaaaaaaaaataatggaagTCGAGAAGGCATCAGGAGACTATAGCATCGTGGTCAGTGTGGTCCTGACTCTGTTCGTGGTCCTCCTGTCCTACGCCTACGCCTATCTTTTCGATCTAAAGAGCAAAAAAAACGAGCAGGGAGACATCAAGAAGCTATTTGCACCCAAAGAGCTGCCCGAGCTGCCAACCGTCAAGCTCACTCTGGACCTGCTCCTGGGGTTCGATGGGACTCGCAGTGATGGCAGGATACTGGTGGCTCTCAAGGGGAAGATCTACGACGTGTCCAGTGACTTGCAGGAGTTCGGATTGGGAGGAACTCTCAGCCAAGTGGCTGGAAGGGGCTTTACCAACAATCTCAACCACATAATGCGAACGAACCAGACGGAGATCAACTATGTGGACCGGTGGGAGGCCATCTTAGAGACGAACTATTCGTGCGTGGGTTATTTAATCGATGAACAGGGCAACCGATTAATCGAAAGTGCCAAAGTTATCGATGAAAGTCATGTCGAAGATGTTAGTGAGGAGCAAGATGCTAGTGAGGAGCAAGATACTGAAGTGGTGGAGTCTGAAACGGCAGTCCTCGACAAGATGTTGAATGAGTTGTTGGAGACTGAACCGCTGGTCCAGAAGACCCTAGAGAGTCCTTTTCCAGATGATCCAGTTGGCGCAGCTACCTCTGAAAGTGCCTAG